DNA sequence from the Candidatus Sulfuricurvum sp. RIFRC-1 genome:
CTTTAGATCCTGCATAAGCACAACCACGTTGACTCATAACACCCGGAACGGTTTTTTTGTTTGAGCGGACATCACCGCAGGTTTTTTGATTTTCATCATTTGGAGATCCGACACCGAGATGTTTTTCACGGTTTTTCGCCGCTTTCTCAGGATACGCTTTTAAGATCTCTTCAATGGCCGCTTTTTGTTTAGCTTCTAGTGTTTCTGGACCCATAATACACCCCTTCCTTACGCGACTTCGATACGGAATTGTTCCATCGAATCTAAGTTATGACACAATTTCATTGTCTCATCATCAGCTACATCTAAACGTTTAGAGATAGCAGACATTTGGTAACGGTTCATGTAGATCATGTATTTTTGTGCTTTATCAGGGTTCTCTTCTTTGAAGTAGTGAACCATAGCTTTAAACAAAAATGTATCTTTGTTTGTGTAGCTCAACCACTCTTTATCTTTATCTTTAGTACCCATCAAAAGTTTGATCTCTTTAACGTCACTGACATCTACGTCAGCCAATTTTTCTACCACTAATTCGTCTGGAATGATATTCCCCATTGAAGCTGGGAAGTGAAAACCTAATACAAACATCTAATCTCCTTTTTCTGTTGTTTTCTTTTCATTATTAACAAGATGTTATTTGTCATTTACATGACAGCCATAGAAGATTCCTCAAAAGAGGAACCTAATGCATTACGCTTCGTGCGCAGCTTTACCAACTTGTGACTCATCAACTTCGTCTTCGAGACCGAATGCAAGGAGCAAGTCTTCAAGCTCATCCATACTGATTGGAGTAGGGATGATTTTCATATCGTTGTAAACGATTTTACGAGCAAGCTCTTTGTATTCGCGAGCTTGGTCAGAATATGGGCTGTATTCAACAACCGTCATACGACGAAGTTCAGCATGCTGAACGATATTGTTACGTGGTACGAAGTGGATCAATTGTGTTCCAAGGCGTTGAGCAAGCTCAAGTGCCAAATCGTACTCTTTATCTGTCATACGAGCGTTACAAACAAGACCGGCAAGACGAACTCCACCAGTGTTTGCGTATTTCAAAATCCCTTTAGAGATGTTGTTCGCTGCGTACATCGCCATCATTTCGCCTGACATTACGATGTAAATTTCTTGTGCTTTACCTTCACGAATCGGCATTGCAAATCCGCCGCAAACAACGTCACCAAGAACGTCATAAGAAACGAAATCAAGTCCCTCTTCATCGTAAGCACCCTCTTCTTCGAGGAAGTTAATCGCTGTAATAACACCACGACCTGCACAACCTACTCCTGGCTCTGGTCCGCCTGACTCTGTGCAGTTGATCCAACCACCCGGAGTTTCTTTATCAAATAAGCCTTTACCCCAAAGACGAGCTTGTTCCATCTCAACATCTTCGATAGTGCCGTATTCTGCTGCAAGAGAAAGAATAGTATCTTGTGCTTTCTCGTGAAGAATCAAACGAGTTGAATCCGCTTTTGGATCACATCCAACGATCATAATATTTTTATCGAAATAGTGTGACATTGCTGCCAATGTATTTTGAGATGTAGTAGATTTACCGATCCCACCTTTTCCGTAGAACGCGATTTGTCGCAAGCTAGCTGCTCCAGCCATGTTATCCCCTTATTTTTGAACTTCACTTAGGTTGATGCAAGGGGTGTTCTATGGTTTTTTGCGACAATTGACTGAACATAACGACAAAATGGCATTTTGAAGACAAATTTGTAGGAATAGGTTTTGCAGGGGTCTCATAAACACCTTTTTCATTCATTTGATTAAAAAATAAGCGATCAATATGATCGAAAATTATTCCAAGCCGTTACACTTCCATTAAAAAGGGATGGTTTATGACGAATAAAGAAAAATCAATCCACAATCTCCACCAAGCGCGGACAACTCATATTCGCTGGGTCAATGCGATTAAACTTCTCGTTTCGGGTATTGAGACATCGCCTGATACCATTGCTCTCAGTCCGACCGATTCACTGTTTGGAAAATGGTTTTACGATGAAGCGATGCTCTTTAGTCTAGGAACTTCTCGAATGGTTCTCGAAGATATCGAAGAATTACTACTCACAGTGCATGACAAATACATGAAGATCTATCCTATCTATTATGGACAAAAAAAGAAAAATATTTTAGGTGGACTACTGGGAAGTAAAAATAAAGCAAGCGAACATGAAATCGAGCTCTCCCTTCGCTATTATGAAGAGATCATTGTCCTCTCGGATAAACTCAAACACAAACTTCGTATTTTAGAGAGTCAACTCATGAGTTTAGGAGAAGAGAAATTTGATCTCATTGCCGGATTTACAAACGTAGAAGTTCCAGCCCCGTTGAAGCTCAAAATCCCTGAACCGTCCAATAATGATGAAGAGGCTTATTATTATGGTACACGAGGGAGAGGGTAATTTCCTATTCCCGAAGCAGTGCTTCGAAAGCTTCTCTGGAAACTGGTTTATAATAATAGTACCCTTGGATCGAATTTATACTGTTGAGACGTAAAAACTCCATCTCCTCAGCGCTTTCTACCCCTTCAGCCAATACGTCCAAATCCAACCCTTTTGCCAATGCGATAATTGCTTTTGCAATCGTTTGATTTTTGGGTTCATGGGTTATATTTCGGACGAAAGAGATATCAATTTTTAATTTATTGATTGGAAGATTTTTAAGATACGAAAGAGAAGAATAGCCTGTGCCGAAATCATCAATCGATACATGGAATCCTTTTACCCGTAGCTCTTCTAGCATTACAATGACTTTTTCAGGGTTTGAAAGGATCGAACGCTCCGTGATTTCGAGCTCGATCCATTCAGGCTTACATTGTGTCTCTTCTAAAATCCGCTCTAAGATTGCTATAAAATCGGTATGGACAAACTGGTTCGCTGCGACATTGACCGCGATACGACCCACCAAAAGATTGGAATCAAACCATCGTTTAGCTGTTTTAAAACTCTCGACTAATACAAATTCGCCGATTGCAAGGATTAGGCTGCTCTCCTCAGCAATCGGAATAAAATCCGATGGGGATATCGAACCTTGCGGTGAAAACCATCGGAGAAGTGCTTCGACTCCTACCATCAAGCCGTTGTTTGGATCAACTTGGGGCTGATAATAGAGCTCTAATTCGTGATTGGATAACGCTTTTTTGAGATTAGTCGAAATCGCCATACGATGACGTGAACGTTCAGTTAACGTGCTGTTGTAAAAACTAAAGGTATTTTTCCCTGAATTTTTAGCATCATACATAGCAGCATCAGCACACTGTAATAGCTCCTCCGTCGTTTGAGCATCTTTCGGATATTTAGCGATTCCGATGCTCGCAGTGACATAAACATCCTTTTCATCTATCCTAAAGGGGTCATTAAACATATCGGATATCTTATCCATTATTCTATCAATCAAATTTTTACTTCTTTGACACTGCACGACAACAACAAACTCATCCCCACCGCTACGTACGATGAATGAATCAGGCGGAAAGGTATTTTGAAGAATATGGGTCACATCAATAAGTAATTTATCTCCGAAACTATGCCCGTAGGAATCATTGATCTCTTTAAATTCGTCCAGGTCAAGAAGCATAAATGCCAGTTTGACATTTTCAGAAAATTGCTTCTCCATAAACTCATGTAAACTGAGATGGTTGGGCAGTCCGGTAAGTTCATCATGATGTGCCAAATGATCGTACCTCTCTTTTTCCGCAATGATTCTAATTTGGTCTTCTTTCTGTCGTGTTATGTCTTGCATTACACCTTGAACTTTACTAACTTCCCCCTCTTCAATGACAGGTGAACCGACGGTTCGTACCCATTTATGGATTCCTGCAGCACTAATAATCTCCAGTTCCAAATCATACGCCCTACCCAGTGTAATGGCATCGTGTATCGCTTGCTCAATAATCGGGCGTGACTGAGGGGTATAAAATTCAAGTCCTTTGCTGACATCAATAGACTCATTTGGAGGAAGATCATGGATACGGATGAGCTCATCCGTCCATTCCCCCTTCATCGTTTTTGTATCAAAACTCCATCCCCCTATTTTGGCAATATAATTCGTTTGTGACAACAGCTGTTCATGGGCTCTTTTACGATATTTGCCGAGTTTTACCGCCCCATCAACTCGGGCGATCAACTCACCGCTGTGAAACGGTTTTGAGAGATAATCGTCCGCACCGGAATTCAGCCCTTCAGTTTTATCAATCTCTCCCGCACGAGCTGAGAGCAAAATAATCGGCAACGAATAGGTATATTCGGCAGAACGTATTTTCTTTAACAATTCAAAACCGTTTAATCGTGGCATCATGACATCGCTTAGGACAAGATCCGGCAAACTTTTTTGACACATTTCCCATGCATCTTCCCCATCAACGGCCAAAGAGACACTGTATCCGGCATCTTCCAGCAATCGTTTGATAAATTCCCGCATATCCGCATTATCATCGGCCACGAGAATCTCTCCTTTGGTATTCTCTTTTGGAGTATAAATTTCATCTTTTTTATTTTCACTGCTCCAGCGTTTTGCTTCAGCTATGTATGTTTGTGTATGTCGTGGCAGTTTTCCAGATGCTTCATCATAAGATCTCTTGTGCTCAGAAGCTTCATGCTGAATTCCCAATGGCATAGAAATGGTAAATGTCGTTCCCACTCCTACTTTGCTGGTAACTTCGATACTTCCCCCCTGAAGTTTCACCAGTTCTTGAACCAGCGACAAACCGATCCCTGTCCCCTCATAGGAACGTCCGTATGAATTTTCAACCCTGTAAAAACGTTCAAATAATTTTGGCAGTGCTTCTTCGGGAATTCCTATACCGGTGTCTTGAATACGCAAAACTGCTTTTCCGTTCTCAGATCGGGTCGATACGGTAATGGAACCGTCCTGGGTAAACTTGAATGCGTTAGAGAGGAGATTTAAAACAATTTTTTCCCACATCTCTCTGTCTATTTCCACCCACTCGCGCATAGGGGGACAATCTACAATTAATTGAACATTGGCAAGTTCGGATGCCGATGAAAAATTACTCGCCAAATCAGCTGTCAACGTTGAGAGATCCGTTGCTTCATACGCTGCTCTCGCCCGGCCTGCTTCAATTCGTGAAAAGTCGAGAAGATTGTTGACCAATTTCAACAATCGTAATGCATTGCGATGAATAATTTCAATATTTGCCGTAATCCGATCATCACCTAAATTTTGACGATTCCCAAGGAGTTCTTCAACAGGAGCCAACATTAAAGTCAAAGGGGTTCGGAACTCATGGGAAATATTGGAGAAAAATTCAGTTTTGAGTCGATCAAGCTCTTTGAGTTTGTCATTCAGAAGCATGAGTTCTTTTTCTCTGGCTTTAATGAGACGATTAGCCTCTTTCACCTCTTTCGCCCGTTTTAAGACCTCTGCTTCAAGCCTGTTTGTTTGCATATCCGATGATTGGCTGACGGTATTGTTCGCTTCTTTGAGCAATACAAAATCGGTTACATCTTCAACATTAT
Encoded proteins:
- a CDS encoding EAL domain-containing protein, whose translation is MRQSEIFFKLLFEASPHPYLILQADEAYTIVAVNDYYLNATGIMRENVIGKPLFEVFPDNPSDESVSGVSDLHISLDSVVRYGQTDIMGIQKYDIPLRDGSEGYEVKYWSPVNAPIFGKEDKVEYIIHNVEDVTDFVLLKEANNTVSQSSDMQTNRLEAEVLKRAKEVKEANRLIKAREKELMLLNDKLKELDRLKTEFFSNISHEFRTPLTLMLAPVEELLGNRQNLGDDRITANIEIIHRNALRLLKLVNNLLDFSRIEAGRARAAYEATDLSTLTADLASNFSSASELANVQLIVDCPPMREWVEIDREMWEKIVLNLLSNAFKFTQDGSITVSTRSENGKAVLRIQDTGIGIPEEALPKLFERFYRVENSYGRSYEGTGIGLSLVQELVKLQGGSIEVTSKVGVGTTFTISMPLGIQHEASEHKRSYDEASGKLPRHTQTYIAEAKRWSSENKKDEIYTPKENTKGEILVADDNADMREFIKRLLEDAGYSVSLAVDGEDAWEMCQKSLPDLVLSDVMMPRLNGFELLKKIRSAEYTYSLPIILLSARAGEIDKTEGLNSGADDYLSKPFHSGELIARVDGAVKLGKYRKRAHEQLLSQTNYIAKIGGWSFDTKTMKGEWTDELIRIHDLPPNESIDVSKGLEFYTPQSRPIIEQAIHDAITLGRAYDLELEIISAAGIHKWVRTVGSPVIEEGEVSKVQGVMQDITRQKEDQIRIIAEKERYDHLAHHDELTGLPNHLSLHEFMEKQFSENVKLAFMLLDLDEFKEINDSYGHSFGDKLLIDVTHILQNTFPPDSFIVRSGGDEFVVVVQCQRSKNLIDRIMDKISDMFNDPFRIDEKDVYVTASIGIAKYPKDAQTTEELLQCADAAMYDAKNSGKNTFSFYNSTLTERSRHRMAISTNLKKALSNHELELYYQPQVDPNNGLMVGVEALLRWFSPQGSISPSDFIPIAEESSLILAIGEFVLVESFKTAKRWFDSNLLVGRIAVNVAANQFVHTDFIAILERILEETQCKPEWIELEITERSILSNPEKVIVMLEELRVKGFHVSIDDFGTGYSSLSYLKNLPINKLKIDISFVRNITHEPKNQTIAKAIIALAKGLDLDVLAEGVESAEEMEFLRLNSINSIQGYYYYKPVSREAFEALLRE
- a CDS encoding CZB domain-containing protein, translated to MTNKEKSIHNLHQARTTHIRWVNAIKLLVSGIETSPDTIALSPTDSLFGKWFYDEAMLFSLGTSRMVLEDIEELLLTVHDKYMKIYPIYYGQKKKNILGGLLGSKNKASEHEIELSLRYYEEIIVLSDKLKHKLRILESQLMSLGEEKFDLIAGFTNVEVPAPLKLKIPEPSNNDEEAYYYGTRGRG
- the nifH gene encoding nitrogenase iron protein, whose product is MAGAASLRQIAFYGKGGIGKSTTSQNTLAAMSHYFDKNIMIVGCDPKADSTRLILHEKAQDTILSLAAEYGTIEDVEMEQARLWGKGLFDKETPGGWINCTESGGPEPGVGCAGRGVITAINFLEEEGAYDEEGLDFVSYDVLGDVVCGGFAMPIREGKAQEIYIVMSGEMMAMYAANNISKGILKYANTGGVRLAGLVCNARMTDKEYDLALELAQRLGTQLIHFVPRNNIVQHAELRRMTVVEYSPYSDQAREYKELARKIVYNDMKIIPTPISMDELEDLLLAFGLEDEVDESQVGKAAHEA